In Meleagris gallopavo isolate NT-WF06-2002-E0010 breed Aviagen turkey brand Nicholas breeding stock unplaced genomic scaffold, Turkey_5.1 ChrUn_random_7180001865607, whole genome shotgun sequence, one DNA window encodes the following:
- the LOC104916007 gene encoding loricrin-like, translated as MIYSSGRESYFNLNSTWYDPAGSWLDTRRTPFRYGYNNCCSSRCDGEGVEGMRGHNYRHYGYRQPVCSERCQGYTTAESCHGGGGSSCARRPTYSYGSTGGCQGYGRSVCSERCQGSSGSCHGGGGSSCVRRPTYSYGSTGGCQGYGRSVCSERCQGSSGSCHGGGGSSCVRRPTYSYGSTGGCQGYGRSVCSERCQGSSGGGCHSSVQQPQCSEPVQCIPQCGPMPAPVQQVPTAKCIPRQQQQQVCKVPARKIK; from the coding sequence ATGATCTACTCCTCCGGAAGAGAGTCCTACTTCAACCTGAACTCCACCTGGTATGACCCTGCTGGGTCCTGGCTGGACACCCGGCGCACACCGTTCCGTTATGGCTACAACAACTGCTGCTCCTCACGGTGCGACGGCGAAGGCGTGGAGGGCATGAGAGGGCACAACTACCGGCACTACGGCTACCGGCAGCCGGTCTGCTCTGAGAGATGCCAAGGCTACACCACTGCTGAGTCGTGCCATGGAGGTGGAGGGTCCAGCTGCGCCAGGAGACCCACCTACAGCTATGGGTCAACGGGGGGATGTCAGGGCTATGGGAGATCAGTGTGCTCCGAGAGGTGCCAGGGGTCCTCAGGTTCGTGCCATGGAGGTGGCGGatccagctgtgtcaggaggCCCACCTACAGCTATGGGTCAACTGGAGGATGCCAAGGCTATGGGAGGTCGGTGTGCTCTGAGAGGTGCCAGGGGTCCTCGGGTTCGTGCCATGGAGGTGGTGGTTCGAGCTGTGTCAGGAGACCCACCTACAGTTATGGGTCAACTGGAGGATGCCAGGGCTATGGGAGGTCGGTGTGCTCCGAACGGTGCCAGGGCTCCTCCGGAGGGGGATGCCACAGTTCAGTTCAGCAGCCACAGTGCAGTGAGCCGGTGCAGTGCATCCCACAGTGCGGCCCCATGCCAGCCCCTGTGCAGCAAGTGCCCACGGCCAAGTGCATCCCCCgccagcaacagcagcaggtctGCAAGGTACCAGCCCGGAAGATAAAGTAA